One genomic window of Canis lupus baileyi chromosome 24, mCanLup2.hap1, whole genome shotgun sequence includes the following:
- the NEU2 gene encoding sialidase-2: MASCPVLQKEKVFQSGAHAYRIPALLYLPQQKTLLAFAEKRTSKKDEHAELIVLRRGSYDASTHHVQWHAQEVVAQAQLEGHRSMNPSPLYDEKTGTLFLFFIAIPGQVSEHHQLHTRVNVTRLCQVTSTDHGRSWSPARDLTGPAIGAAHKEWATFAVGPGHCLQLHNKAESLVVPAYAYRNLRSLPRPSPFAFCFVSHDHGHTWERGNFVAQDTLECQVAEVGGAERRVVYLNARSPHRARVQAESTNEGLDFTEAQAVKELVEPPHGCQGSVISFPNPHAGSGACDWWLLYTHPTDPQRRAHLGAYLHRRRPGRKAWSEPVPLAAGGCAYSDLQAMGAGPDGSPQFGCLYESGHYEEVVFLMFTLKQAFPAEFVSP; the protein is encoded by the exons ATGGCATCCTGCCCCGTCCTGCAGAAGGAGAAAGTGTTCCAGTCAGGAGCCCATGCCTACAGAATCCCCGCTCTGCTCTACCTGCCTCAACAGAAGACACTGCTGGCCTTTGCAGAAAAGCGAACGAGCAAGAAGGATGAGCACGCAGAGCTGATTGTCCTGCGCAGAGGGAGCTATGACGCATCCACccaccatgtccag TGGCACGCTCAGGAGGTGGTGGCCCAAGCCCAGCTGGAGGGCCACCGGTCCATGAACCCAAGCCCCTTGTACGATGAGAAGACAGGaaccctcttcctcttcttcattgCCATCCCCGGGCAGGTCTCCGAGCACCACCAGCTGCATACGAGGGTCAATGTGACGCGGCTGTGCCAGGTCACCAGCACTGACCACGGCAGGTCCTGGAGCCCTGCCAGGGACCTCACTGGCCCTGCCATCGGCGCAGCCCACAAGGAATGGGCCACTTTTGCAGTGGGCCCGGGACACTGTCTGCAGCTGCACAACAAGGCCGAGAGTCTGGTGGTGCCCGCCTATGCTTACCGGAACCTCCGCTCCCTCCCGAGGCCTTCCCCGTTTGCCTTCTGCTTCGTCAGCCACGACCACGGGCACACGTGGGAGAGGGGAAACTTTGTGGCCCAGGACACCCTGGAGTGCCAGGTGGCTGAAGTCGGGGGTGCGGAGCGGAGGGTGGTATACCTGAATGCCAGAAGCCCGCACAGGGCCAGGGTCCAGGCCGAGAGCACCAACGAGGGGCTCGACTTCACGGAGGCCCAGGCGGTGAAGGAGCTCGTGGAGCCTCCCCACGGCTGCCAAGGGAGCGTCATCAGTTTCCCGAACCCCCACGCGGGCTCAGGAGCCTGCGACTGGTGGCTGCTCTACACTCACCCGACCGACCCGCAGCGCAGAGCCCACCTGGGCGCCTACCTCCACCGGCGGCGCCCGGGCCGCAAGGCCTGGTCCGAGCCCGTCCCGCTGGCGGCCGGCGGCTGTGCCTACTCCGACCTGCAGGCCATGGGCGCCGGCCCCGACGGCTCGCCCCAGTTCGGCTGCCTCTACGAGTCGGGCCACTACGAAGAGGTCGTCTTCCTCATGTTCACCCTGAAACAAGCCTTCCCCGCTGAGTTTGTGTCGCCGTGA